One Lutzomyia longipalpis isolate SR_M1_2022 chromosome 4, ASM2433408v1 DNA segment encodes these proteins:
- the LOC129795988 gene encoding caspase-1-like, with protein sequence MSSEGDKSDNVDAKLTLMQKLKSTFITEQDSEMQLTSVAADSEYYDMTNKKRGVALILNHREFKRMPTRLGTNKDRDRMEEVFKKLEFETRVFNDLNRKDLRNLLEKVSQEDHTDYDCLVVVVMTHGETGYLYALDDSYKIDELWHEFTGNKCKSLIGKPKLFFVNACRGERLDHGVMQVRVFTDQVDSTAREVTYAIPSVADILVMYSTFEGHYSWRNPENGSWFIEVLYEELKKYGTERDLLTLLTGVNRRVAYEYQSNVPSNVKMDSKKQQPSIVSMLNKILFFTPKKDFNN encoded by the exons atgtccagtGAAGGTGATAAGAGTGATAATGTGGATGCGAAATTAACTCTAATGCAGAAGCTAAAAAG TACCTTTATTACAGAACAAGATTCCGAGATGCAGCTAACTTCGGTGGCTGCTGACTCTGAGTACTACGACATGACAAATAAGAAACGCGGTGTAGCTCTTATCTTGAACCATCGTGAATTCAAGCGCATGCCCACACGTTTGGGTACCAATAAAGATCGCGATCGTATGGAGGAAGTGTTCAAGAAGTTAGAATTCGAAACAAGAGTCTTCAATGATCTAAATCGGAAAGACTTACGCAATCTCTTGGAGAAGG taTCACAGGAAGATCATACGGACTACGACTGTTTGGTGGTTGTGGTGATGACTCATGGTGAGACCGGGTACCTCTATGCCCTGGATGACAGCTACAAAATAGACGAGTTGTGGCATGAGTTTACTGGTAACAAGTGCAAAAGCCTCATTGGGAAGCCAAAACTCTTCTTTGTGAAT GCATGTCGTGGCGAAAGATTAGATCATGGTGTAATGCAAGTTCGAGTTTTTACCGATCAAGTAGACTCAACGGCCCGTGAGGTGACTTACGCCATCCCATCGGTAGCCGATATCCTCGTTATGTATTCCACCTTTGAAGGTCACTACTCCTGGCGCAATCCTGAGAACGGATCGTGGTTCATCGAAGTTCTCTATGAAGAGCTCAAGAAATACGGCACAGAACGTGACCTTCTTACCCTGCTTACGGGTGTCAATAGACGCGTAGCCTATGAGTATCAATCGAACGTTCCATCGAATGTTAAAATGGACTCAAAGAAACAACAACCGTCCATTGTTAGTATGCTCAATAAGATCCTCTTCTTCACACCGAAGAAGGATTTTAATAACTAA